The following are from one region of the Deltaproteobacteria bacterium genome:
- the dnaJ gene encoding molecular chaperone DnaJ: MPEKTGSQGKSPRDYYEVLGLGRDAQADAIKKAYHKLALRFHPDKNPGDATAEEKFKEAANAYDVLGNPEKRAKYDRFGHAAFQGGGGGQYQNVDDIFSNFSDIFGDFFGGDPFSQGRGRRSRNTGPARGADLRYRTELSLEEVVSGLEKEVQFDTESNCDPCNGTGAKKGTSAATCSTCGGQGQVIARQGFFQVATTCPTCQGNGQVIKEKCESCAGRGRAKVNRKIRVTVPAGVDTGTQLRVSNEGEGGFRGGPAGDLYVEIIVRDHDRFEREGSHLYGSMEVSYLQALLGAEIEFKTLTEKENVRIPAGTQPGAQIRVESQGVPHLRGRGRGDLVLTVQVKIPTKISKDEEKLLREIAEEKGEKVAPPRKGLFG, translated from the coding sequence ATGCCAGAAAAGACAGGTTCTCAGGGGAAATCTCCTCGCGATTACTACGAAGTTTTGGGCCTTGGGCGTGACGCTCAAGCCGATGCTATTAAAAAAGCGTATCACAAGCTTGCGCTTCGTTTTCACCCTGACAAGAACCCCGGCGATGCAACTGCCGAGGAAAAATTTAAAGAGGCCGCTAACGCTTACGATGTCTTGGGTAATCCCGAGAAAAGAGCAAAGTACGATAGGTTTGGTCATGCTGCCTTTCAAGGCGGTGGCGGTGGCCAGTATCAAAATGTCGACGATATTTTTTCGAACTTTTCAGACATTTTCGGAGACTTCTTTGGCGGTGATCCATTTTCACAAGGGCGCGGCAGGCGATCGCGAAACACCGGTCCTGCACGAGGTGCGGATCTTCGCTACCGAACGGAGCTTTCGCTCGAAGAAGTTGTGAGCGGCTTAGAAAAAGAAGTTCAGTTCGACACCGAATCAAATTGCGATCCCTGCAACGGTACGGGGGCTAAAAAAGGCACTTCTGCCGCGACCTGCAGTACCTGCGGCGGCCAGGGCCAGGTCATCGCTCGACAGGGCTTTTTTCAAGTCGCGACAACTTGTCCGACGTGTCAGGGCAATGGCCAGGTAATCAAAGAGAAGTGTGAGTCGTGCGCTGGCCGAGGCCGCGCGAAAGTGAATCGAAAAATTCGGGTCACAGTGCCAGCAGGTGTCGACACCGGTACTCAACTTCGAGTTTCCAATGAGGGCGAAGGCGGATTTCGCGGCGGACCGGCAGGCGATCTCTATGTCGAAATCATAGTGCGTGACCACGATCGCTTCGAGCGGGAAGGTAGCCACCTTTACGGATCGATGGAAGTTAGTTACCTGCAGGCTCTCCTAGGTGCCGAGATAGAGTTTAAAACTTTGACGGAAAAAGAAAACGTGCGGATTCCTGCCGGCACCCAACCCGGAGCCCAGATTCGGGTGGAATCTCAAGGTGTACCGCACCTTCGTGGCCGAGGTCGCGGCGACCTTGTGCTTACGGTTCAGGTAAAAATTCCGACGAAAATTTCGAAAGACGAAGAAAAACTTTTGCGAGAAATTGCCGAGGAAAAAGGCGAAAAGGTCGCTCCTCCTCGCAAAGGTTTATTCGGCTAA
- the dnaK gene encoding molecular chaperone DnaK, with amino-acid sequence MSKIIGIDLGTTNSCVAIMEGSDPKVLVNEEGARTTPSVVAFAKDGEKLVGQIAKRQAVTNPENTIYSAKRFIGRRFDEISEELKLVPYTVAQKSANDCGFKIGSQIVSPEEIGAAVLAKLKKVAEDYVGSEITEAVITVPAYFNDAQRQATKDAGRIAGLEVKRIINEPTAAALAYGFDKSKDQKIAVYDLGGGTFDISILEVAENGGETIVEVKATNGDTHLGGDNFDTAILQWMVDEFKRDQGIDLTKDKMALQRLKEAAEKAKIELSQTQETEINLPFVTADATGPKHMQMRLSRAKFEQMTEDLVKRSLVPCQKCLEDSGFSLSEIDEVILVGGSTRIPSIQKAVRDFFGKEPNKSVNPDEVVAIGAAIQGGVLTGSVKQILLLDVTPLSLGIETLGGVMTKLIEKNTAIPTKRSQKFSTAADNQTSVDVHVCQGEREMAKDNKTLGRFELVGIRPAPRGGPQIEVTFDLDANGILNVSAKDLDTGKEQAIKITAKSGLTEAEINRMVKDAEEHAEEDRNRRERAQIANDLDTLVYNMEKLFRDKAADIDKADKEKSEELMARSRTLLTNLESTPTELREVFDKLQVLNSRISSALYDKKNASGGAGAGGGGAGGGPTSGGAAGGSSGGNAGGDQKGDDVIDADYKDVR; translated from the coding sequence ATGTCGAAAATTATCGGAATCGATCTCGGAACGACAAACTCATGTGTTGCCATTATGGAAGGCTCTGACCCAAAGGTTTTGGTGAACGAAGAGGGCGCGCGCACGACCCCTTCCGTTGTTGCCTTCGCGAAAGACGGCGAAAAGCTTGTTGGTCAGATTGCCAAGCGGCAAGCGGTGACGAATCCGGAAAATACAATTTATTCGGCTAAGCGCTTCATCGGTCGCCGATTTGATGAAATCAGTGAAGAGTTGAAGTTGGTTCCGTACACGGTTGCGCAAAAAAGTGCCAACGACTGCGGGTTTAAAATTGGTTCACAAATCGTTTCTCCGGAAGAAATCGGTGCAGCAGTTCTGGCGAAACTAAAAAAGGTTGCGGAAGATTACGTTGGCAGTGAAATCACCGAGGCCGTGATAACGGTTCCAGCGTACTTTAACGATGCTCAGCGCCAGGCGACAAAAGACGCCGGGCGGATCGCCGGTCTTGAGGTCAAACGGATTATCAACGAGCCGACGGCAGCGGCGCTCGCCTATGGCTTCGATAAAAGCAAAGACCAAAAGATTGCGGTCTATGACTTGGGTGGCGGTACTTTTGATATCTCGATTCTTGAGGTTGCTGAAAACGGCGGCGAGACGATTGTTGAAGTAAAAGCAACTAACGGCGACACGCATCTTGGCGGTGATAACTTCGACACGGCTATCCTTCAGTGGATGGTTGATGAATTCAAGCGCGATCAGGGTATCGATCTCACCAAAGACAAAATGGCTCTTCAGCGTCTAAAAGAAGCTGCGGAAAAAGCTAAAATTGAATTGTCACAAACACAGGAAACGGAAATCAATCTCCCGTTCGTTACAGCGGATGCGACTGGTCCAAAGCACATGCAGATGCGTCTGTCTCGAGCGAAATTCGAACAGATGACCGAGGACCTGGTGAAGCGATCACTCGTCCCATGTCAAAAATGTTTGGAGGATTCAGGTTTCTCGTTATCGGAAATCGACGAAGTCATTTTGGTTGGTGGCTCGACTCGAATTCCGTCGATTCAAAAAGCTGTTCGCGACTTCTTTGGCAAAGAGCCAAATAAATCAGTGAACCCTGACGAAGTGGTTGCGATCGGTGCTGCTATTCAAGGCGGCGTTCTAACTGGCAGCGTGAAGCAAATCCTGCTTCTGGATGTAACTCCATTGTCTCTTGGAATTGAAACTTTGGGCGGCGTTATGACGAAGCTCATCGAGAAGAACACAGCGATCCCGACCAAACGTTCGCAAAAGTTTTCGACAGCGGCCGACAATCAGACTTCGGTCGATGTTCATGTTTGCCAAGGCGAACGAGAAATGGCGAAAGACAACAAGACGCTTGGGCGCTTCGAACTTGTGGGAATTCGCCCGGCACCTCGTGGTGGTCCGCAGATCGAAGTTACTTTCGATCTCGATGCTAACGGAATCTTGAATGTTTCTGCGAAAGATCTTGATACCGGAAAAGAACAAGCCATTAAGATCACGGCGAAGTCAGGTCTTACTGAGGCAGAGATCAACCGTATGGTTAAAGATGCGGAAGAGCATGCTGAGGAAGATCGCAATCGTCGAGAGCGTGCACAAATCGCCAATGATCTCGATACACTCGTGTACAACATGGAAAAGTTGTTCCGTGACAAAGCGGCAGACATCGACAAAGCGGACAAAGAAAAGTCCGAAGAATTGATGGCTCGCTCACGCACGCTCCTTACGAATCTTGAGTCGACACCGACAGAGCTCCGCGAAGTTTTCGATAAGCTTCAGGTCCTGAATAGCCGAATTTCTTCTGCGCTTTATGACAAGAAGAACGCTTCGGGCGGAGCAGGTGCGGGCGGCGGCGGTGCTGGTGGCGGGCCGACTTCGGGCGGTGCTGCAGGTGGATCGTCTGGCGGTAATGCCGGTGGGGACCAAAAAGGTGACGATGTGATCGACGCTGATTACAAAGACGTTCGCTAG
- a CDS encoding glycosyltransferase family 2 protein, with amino-acid sequence MSISRFPVSLVIITLNEEKGIARAIESAGFCSDVVVLDSGSTDNTCQIARELGARVFLEEWRGFQAQKQRATELAVNDWVLSLDGDEAVSSELREEIKSILSSWARGEEQSHYTTDGYRIPRLTWNLGRWIRHGGWYPDFQLRLFNRTRAKWVGGQIHERVKASRVERLKGALLHYPFARHFDQVATNNRYSGLGAEALHSSGQKFKVSKLILKPVSKFVETYIFKRGFLDGLPGFIIAVGAAYSIFLKFAKLWEIQKLGSVQDPPEPKNPFSD; translated from the coding sequence GTGTCGATTTCAAGGTTTCCCGTTTCATTGGTGATTATCACTCTCAACGAAGAGAAGGGCATTGCTCGCGCAATCGAATCGGCGGGATTTTGTTCGGACGTCGTTGTTTTGGATTCTGGTTCGACCGATAACACTTGCCAAATTGCTCGCGAACTCGGGGCCAGAGTTTTTTTGGAAGAATGGCGTGGTTTTCAAGCTCAGAAACAACGAGCGACTGAGCTTGCTGTGAACGACTGGGTGCTTTCGCTTGATGGCGACGAGGCCGTTAGTTCAGAATTGCGCGAAGAAATTAAATCTATTCTTTCAAGCTGGGCCCGCGGTGAAGAGCAAAGTCATTACACCACCGATGGTTACCGGATACCTCGTCTAACTTGGAACCTCGGTCGGTGGATCCGACACGGTGGATGGTACCCCGACTTTCAGCTTCGCTTGTTCAATAGAACTCGCGCCAAATGGGTGGGCGGCCAGATCCACGAACGAGTGAAGGCCAGTCGTGTGGAGAGATTAAAAGGGGCATTACTGCATTATCCGTTTGCTCGGCATTTTGATCAAGTTGCCACAAACAATCGATACTCGGGTCTTGGCGCGGAAGCTCTACATTCATCCGGTCAGAAATTTAAGGTTTCGAAGTTGATATTGAAACCGGTTTCAAAATTTGTAGAGACTTACATTTTTAAGCGCGGTTTTTTAGATGGTCTTCCAGGATTTATTATCGCTGTCGGCGCGGCATATTCGATTTTTCTGAAATTTGCGAAGCTTTGGGAAATTCAAAAGCTGGGTTCAGTTCAGGACCCACCTGAGCCTAAAAACCCCTTCAGCGATTAG
- a CDS encoding FecR domain-containing protein, whose product MWSQLRLLVLVIGAAAGISLAAVVPSVVFGAAEVTCQCLQSTCGACEIEDGVDFYSEKCGPNLSKTKSCKRPQCRPVENQKACLSRQGQSPIESQSEPLAESQESLRDRNVNVVTTTDSPIRKIASLNSNGEIPNRSAQVVLAGGRAFLIRSTGSKPAALTGDRQPIEKGTLIQINDRIVTEADGRVRLRFPELSEIFISPGSSVVIEEALLEKRSGPSKRTIMLDLHRGKVRSRVQGRYDDGESKFQVKTRAAVAGVRGTDFVISFEPGKKDWKTEVKTLSGNVCLGSDAECGRPSAAAPCGESGEKSAVICAGMYAAYVAPAPPEDASQVEIEAAMERGFMTPLFRMSEEDLRTLDRETEIRYDSFGADANSGDQHVRTISSDHATCHSPVGNFNQCAWTCEGNPKGLKSCRTDLPGVQCVRRLCRASGQWAEPTVMPSRHNGSCAGDTPVVKDCGGYW is encoded by the coding sequence ATGTGGAGTCAATTGAGACTACTTGTCCTTGTCATTGGCGCGGCAGCGGGAATCAGTCTCGCGGCCGTGGTACCGTCTGTGGTCTTCGGAGCCGCAGAAGTCACCTGTCAATGTCTTCAGTCCACTTGTGGTGCATGCGAAATCGAAGACGGTGTTGATTTCTACTCAGAGAAATGTGGTCCCAATCTATCAAAGACAAAATCGTGTAAGCGGCCTCAATGTCGACCTGTTGAAAATCAAAAGGCCTGCTTAAGCCGCCAGGGCCAATCGCCAATAGAATCACAGTCTGAACCTTTAGCGGAATCACAAGAGTCGCTACGGGATCGAAACGTAAACGTGGTTACGACGACCGATTCGCCGATCCGAAAAATCGCGAGCTTAAATTCTAACGGCGAGATTCCGAATCGCTCGGCGCAAGTGGTTTTAGCGGGTGGCCGTGCCTTCTTGATTCGCTCAACCGGATCTAAACCGGCGGCCTTGACAGGTGATCGTCAGCCAATCGAAAAAGGTACTTTGATTCAGATTAACGATCGAATTGTCACTGAGGCCGACGGACGAGTGCGGCTTCGTTTCCCGGAGCTTTCGGAGATTTTCATTAGCCCGGGATCAAGCGTTGTCATCGAAGAGGCCCTGTTGGAAAAACGGTCTGGGCCCTCCAAGCGAACGATCATGCTTGATCTTCATCGGGGGAAAGTTCGTAGCCGGGTTCAAGGTCGGTACGACGATGGAGAATCAAAGTTTCAGGTTAAAACCCGGGCGGCCGTCGCCGGAGTTCGTGGAACGGACTTCGTGATTTCGTTTGAGCCAGGAAAAAAAGACTGGAAGACTGAAGTAAAAACTTTGTCGGGTAATGTCTGCTTGGGTTCCGACGCTGAATGCGGTCGCCCGTCTGCTGCCGCACCTTGTGGTGAGAGCGGTGAAAAGTCGGCAGTGATCTGCGCTGGAATGTACGCTGCCTATGTTGCTCCTGCTCCACCGGAGGACGCATCGCAAGTCGAGATTGAAGCTGCGATGGAACGTGGCTTCATGACGCCGCTCTTTAGAATGTCAGAGGAAGATCTTCGGACTCTCGATCGAGAAACTGAGATCAGATATGACAGTTTCGGCGCCGACGCGAACTCTGGTGATCAACATGTTCGAACGATTTCGTCTGACCACGCAACTTGTCACTCGCCAGTGGGAAACTTCAATCAATGCGCATGGACCTGCGAGGGTAATCCCAAAGGTCTGAAAAGCTGTCGAACAGATTTGCCTGGAGTTCAATGTGTGCGGCGGCTCTGCCGGGCAAGCGGACAGTGGGCTGAGCCAACAGTTATGCCCTCGCGTCATAACGGAAGCTGTGCCGGCGACACGCCGGTTGTAAAAGACTGCGGCGGTTACTGGTAA
- a CDS encoding M23 family metallopeptidase produces MRRTERLQNTKKPAVFLVVGFLLYSSFVQETAKDPVVKQFDRGPAADSQATILRTGDGNAKVTFTPVSRGDKVEIYNRAGKSIASINWTGAFEVNVSEKSIREATTDSGIDLHRLLKEVGTVESTTGSLMVTASLPMRVQGYDGNEISEGTPVYFGLERLATDGAMAPVGAWGGDNMGPGGAVNQFNDRLIDRGVRGVKPRKPKALPKLEQTPIPPKGPHGEGVTPKDSSVVDGQWTDRSSGFLSSPTCTMRSEDSFRTTSEFGSRRRFRTKNGAIASKHHHGIDVAGKSGAPVLAAASGCVKIREIRMNRKSGYGLSIELSHPNGISTQYSHMHGFSKDLRDFIRTAKRNDEFCVKRGEQLGTVGQTGNCTGPHLHFGVKENGKPTDPRKHLRAQSNGDFSKNCQTLIAENGPLHALDDQAYANAAARMTGGQQLSQAHTGQ; encoded by the coding sequence ATGCGAAGAACGGAACGTCTTCAAAATACAAAAAAACCGGCTGTGTTTTTAGTCGTCGGTTTTCTTCTTTACTCATCATTCGTACAAGAAACGGCGAAAGATCCCGTGGTTAAGCAGTTCGACCGAGGGCCAGCGGCCGATTCGCAAGCAACGATTCTTAGAACGGGCGACGGCAATGCGAAGGTCACGTTCACACCGGTGTCCCGCGGTGACAAAGTTGAAATCTATAATCGTGCCGGTAAGTCAATTGCTTCTATCAATTGGACCGGCGCCTTTGAGGTCAATGTTTCGGAGAAATCAATTCGCGAAGCCACTACGGATTCCGGGATCGACCTTCATCGCCTTTTGAAAGAAGTCGGAACAGTGGAATCAACGACCGGTTCTTTGATGGTGACTGCGTCTCTTCCAATGCGAGTACAAGGCTATGATGGCAACGAGATTTCTGAAGGTACACCTGTTTACTTTGGTCTCGAGCGCCTAGCGACAGATGGAGCGATGGCTCCGGTTGGTGCATGGGGCGGAGACAACATGGGCCCTGGAGGCGCGGTGAACCAGTTTAACGATCGGTTGATAGACCGAGGCGTTCGCGGAGTAAAACCGCGTAAGCCAAAGGCGCTTCCAAAACTTGAGCAAACGCCGATTCCGCCGAAGGGCCCGCACGGTGAGGGCGTAACGCCTAAAGATAGTTCAGTGGTCGACGGGCAGTGGACTGATCGATCTTCCGGATTTCTTTCGTCTCCGACTTGTACAATGCGTTCGGAAGATTCGTTTCGAACGACCAGTGAGTTTGGTTCCCGCCGTCGCTTCCGAACTAAAAATGGTGCAATCGCATCGAAGCACCACCACGGGATCGATGTCGCTGGGAAATCGGGTGCACCAGTTCTAGCGGCAGCGTCCGGCTGCGTGAAGATACGTGAAATACGAATGAATCGAAAATCGGGGTACGGTTTATCGATCGAGCTCTCACATCCCAACGGAATTTCGACCCAATACTCACACATGCACGGCTTCTCGAAAGATCTTCGAGACTTCATCCGCACAGCAAAACGAAATGACGAGTTCTGCGTCAAGCGCGGCGAGCAACTTGGAACTGTTGGTCAAACTGGCAACTGCACGGGGCCGCATCTCCACTTTGGCGTAAAAGAAAATGGCAAACCTACTGATCCGCGCAAGCACTTGAGGGCACAATCAAACGGCGACTTCTCGAAAAATTGTCAAACTTTGATTGCGGAGAACGGGCCCCTTCATGCACTTGACGATCAGGCGTACGCGAATGCTGCAGCTCGAATGACAGGTGGCCAACAACTTAGCCAGGCTCATACTGGCCAGTAG
- the ahpF gene encoding alkyl hydroperoxide reductase subunit F, translated as MLDQEMKEQLRGVFAKLESKVALVYDDSKNENQPELVSMLNDLAETSSMIEVRPSGKTLGAPGFEILHADKTSRETPKPLVPTGIRFKGIPGGHEFTSLVLGILNADGKGKMPDDGLSARIRAVRGPVKIKTFMSLTCENCPEVVQALNQMALLHGNFEHEVIDGAYAQDEIDRLGIQGVPSIVVGDKMIHSGRIHFLDLLAKVEETFGADQAAQVAPKDLGHFDVVVIGGGPAGVSSAIYSVRKGLKTALLAERMGGQVQDTKGIENLVSVIYTEGPKLSEDMAKHLASYPVTIFDRRRVKAVGTDRTITLEGGETLSSEAIIIATGAKWRELGVPGEKDYIGRGVAYCPHCDGPFYKDKKIAVIGGGNSGVEAAIDLAGIAGSVVVLEYGEKLRADQVLVDKLNSMPNTSVITQAQTTELKGDGQKIVELHYTNRTDTSKKAFAVDGVFVQIGLLPNSGFLKGVVALSKFGEIIVDEKGRTNVPGIYAAGDVTTAPYKQIIIAMGEGAKAALTAFEDRIRGEVPKGKSTDKITAAAHA; from the coding sequence ATGTTAGATCAAGAGATGAAAGAACAGCTTCGCGGAGTCTTCGCTAAACTCGAATCGAAAGTAGCACTCGTCTACGACGACTCGAAAAACGAAAACCAACCCGAACTAGTTTCAATGCTGAATGATCTCGCTGAAACCTCCTCGATGATCGAAGTTCGACCGTCAGGAAAAACGCTTGGCGCGCCGGGCTTCGAAATTCTTCACGCCGACAAAACCTCTCGCGAAACACCCAAGCCTCTCGTTCCCACTGGAATTCGCTTCAAAGGTATTCCCGGTGGACACGAATTCACGTCTTTAGTGCTTGGGATACTGAATGCAGACGGCAAGGGAAAAATGCCGGACGACGGTCTTAGCGCCCGCATTCGGGCCGTGCGTGGTCCAGTGAAAATCAAAACCTTCATGTCACTGACCTGCGAAAATTGTCCGGAAGTTGTTCAAGCACTCAATCAAATGGCGCTTCTGCACGGTAACTTCGAACACGAGGTCATTGACGGCGCATACGCGCAAGACGAAATCGACCGACTTGGAATTCAAGGGGTTCCAAGTATTGTGGTCGGCGATAAAATGATTCATTCGGGCCGCATTCACTTTTTAGATTTGCTTGCAAAAGTTGAAGAGACATTTGGCGCAGATCAAGCGGCCCAAGTTGCACCAAAAGACCTTGGCCATTTTGATGTTGTCGTGATCGGCGGTGGCCCTGCAGGCGTTTCTTCCGCGATCTACAGCGTACGAAAAGGTCTGAAGACCGCCCTTCTCGCAGAACGCATGGGTGGCCAAGTGCAAGACACAAAAGGCATCGAAAACCTCGTGTCGGTTATTTACACTGAAGGGCCAAAACTTTCTGAAGATATGGCCAAACATCTCGCTTCCTATCCTGTGACGATCTTCGATCGACGCCGAGTAAAAGCTGTTGGCACAGATCGTACAATCACCCTCGAAGGTGGCGAAACATTGAGTTCCGAAGCGATCATCATTGCGACTGGCGCTAAGTGGCGCGAACTGGGTGTGCCAGGCGAAAAGGACTATATCGGCCGCGGCGTAGCCTATTGCCCGCACTGCGACGGACCCTTCTACAAAGATAAAAAGATTGCGGTCATAGGCGGCGGTAACTCTGGTGTGGAAGCGGCGATCGATCTTGCTGGAATCGCTGGGAGCGTTGTGGTTCTTGAGTACGGCGAAAAACTTCGCGCTGATCAAGTTCTGGTCGACAAACTAAACTCGATGCCGAACACTTCCGTCATCACACAAGCCCAAACAACAGAACTAAAAGGCGATGGGCAAAAAATCGTCGAGCTTCATTATACAAATCGCACCGACACTTCGAAAAAAGCCTTTGCCGTTGATGGTGTGTTTGTTCAAATTGGACTTTTGCCGAACAGTGGATTCTTAAAGGGCGTGGTGGCACTTTCGAAATTTGGCGAAATCATCGTCGACGAAAAGGGTCGGACAAATGTTCCGGGAATTTACGCAGCTGGAGATGTGACGACGGCTCCGTACAAGCAAATCATCATTGCTATGGGTGAAGGTGCGAAAGCCGCTCTCACGGCTTTTGAAGATCGAATCCGCGGCGAAGTTCCCAAAGGAAAATCGACGGACAAAATAACTGCCGCTGCTCACGCTTAG
- the ahpC gene encoding peroxiredoxin, giving the protein MATLINTKVPDFKSQAYHNGDFRTVTQENLKGKWSVFFFYPADFTFVCPTELGDLADKYDVLQKMGVEVYSVSTDTHFSHKAWHDTSETIKKIKFPMLADPTGHLSRAFGVHIEEEGLSYRGTFLIDPDGKIKLAEVNDNGIGRNADELVRKVQAAQYIASNPGQVCPAKWRPGEKTLKPGLDLVGKI; this is encoded by the coding sequence ATGGCAACACTCATCAACACGAAAGTGCCCGACTTCAAATCGCAGGCTTATCACAACGGTGATTTCCGTACGGTGACTCAAGAAAACCTAAAAGGAAAATGGTCGGTTTTCTTTTTCTACCCAGCTGACTTCACTTTCGTCTGCCCAACAGAGCTTGGCGATCTAGCTGATAAGTACGATGTTCTCCAAAAAATGGGCGTGGAAGTTTACTCGGTGAGCACCGACACACACTTCTCGCACAAAGCATGGCACGACACTTCAGAAACGATCAAAAAGATTAAGTTTCCGATGCTTGCCGATCCAACAGGTCACCTGTCGCGCGCATTTGGCGTCCACATCGAAGAAGAAGGTCTATCTTACCGCGGCACTTTCTTGATCGATCCAGATGGAAAGATCAAATTGGCTGAAGTGAACGACAACGGCATCGGCCGCAACGCTGACGAACTCGTTCGCAAAGTTCAAGCAGCTCAGTATATCGCTTCGAACCCAGGTCAAGTTTGCCCAGCGAAATGGCGTCCAGGCGAAAAGACACTCAAGCCAGGTCTCGACCTCGTCGGAAAGATCTAA
- a CDS encoding thermonuclease family protein, producing the protein MNIAFVFFNLVFLTLAATVSLAEAQAAVPPARALVNSAKESVLDVTFVRCHDADTCHFKKNNGETLKVRFAGVDAPEKKKPYSKEATQYIVSKLTDQKVTLRCVGQSFDRRVCSVFIGQLDVAEDLVRAGFAWDAPKHSKGRYRSLEDEARLAKRGLWAQVNVQSPVCQRMKTKGAKRNCRTNPLYRE; encoded by the coding sequence ATGAATATCGCGTTTGTGTTTTTCAATTTGGTTTTTCTAACTTTAGCTGCGACCGTGAGTCTGGCCGAGGCACAGGCCGCGGTGCCGCCGGCGCGGGCATTAGTGAACTCGGCAAAAGAGTCGGTCCTAGACGTGACTTTTGTTCGCTGCCATGACGCCGATACGTGCCATTTTAAGAAGAACAATGGCGAGACTTTGAAGGTTCGATTTGCCGGAGTGGATGCACCGGAAAAAAAGAAGCCCTATTCGAAAGAGGCGACTCAGTACATCGTTTCCAAGCTCACGGACCAGAAAGTAACTTTGCGATGCGTAGGGCAAAGTTTCGACCGACGCGTTTGCTCTGTGTTCATCGGTCAACTGGATGTAGCCGAAGATCTCGTTCGTGCCGGATTTGCTTGGGACGCACCCAAACACTCAAAAGGTCGGTACCGATCGTTGGAAGATGAGGCCCGCTTGGCAAAGCGAGGGCTTTGGGCTCAAGTAAACGTGCAAAGTCCAGTCTGTCAGCGCATGAAAACAAAAGGCGCTAAACGCAACTGCCGAACTAATCCGCTGTACCGCGAGTAG